Genomic DNA from Gimesia aquarii:
ACTGGGCTGTGATGCTGACAGTCTTCTGTCTCAGTCATATCGCCTATTTGCTGGTGTTACCGGTGAAAAATATTGAAGCGGGCAGCATGGGGCTCGTGATCTTTTTACTCTTCATGACACAGTTTAATGATGTCTGCCAATACATCTGGGGCAAGCTGCTAGGTAAACACAAGATTATTCCCAAAGTCAGTCCCAACAAGACCTGGGAAGGTTTTTTAGGTGGAGTGCTAACGATTGGACTCGTTTCTGGTTTTGTCGGTCCATTCCTGACACCAATGACATTTCGATTCAGTCTACTGGCGGGTTTACTTATCAGCGTCTCTGGTTTTATCGGGGATGTTGTGATCTCTTCTATCAAACGTGATCTGGAAATCAAAGATAGTGGGAGCCTGATACCCGGTCATGGTGGGATCTTGGATCGCTGTGATAGTTTGATTTTTACCTCTCCCTTATTTTTTCATTTCCTTTACTATGTGAACTACTAGAATGCGTCTAAATTAACCATAACGGTTTCAACATTATTATGCTGGATTCAAATGGTTCTGGAGACGTTACAATAAACCTGGATACAGGCTAGAAAATGGATCGAGTTCTCAAAATCCTGTTTTTTGCTGTCATTGTCAGGCCGATCGTGATTATCGTGCTTGGCTTGAACCTGAGAGGAAAACAGAATTTGCCTCAGCGTGGGCCGGCAATGATTGCGGCAAACCATAACAGCCATCTCGATACACTGGTTTTGATGAGTCTTTATCCTTTAGCCAAATTACATAAAGTCCGACCTGTGGCAGCCGCAGATTATTTTCTCAAGAATCGATTTCTTGCTTGGTTTGCGCTTAAGTGTATTGGCATCATTCCAATTAATCGAACGGGTCGACAGCGAAAAAGTGAATTGTTTGCTGGCTGCCATAAAGCGATGGATAATGGTGATATCCTCATTCTGTTTCCGGAAGGGAGTCGTGGAAATCCCGAAGAATTGAGTGAAATCAAAAGAGGCATCTACCATATTGTGCATGGCAGGACCGATACCAAAGTAACACCGGTAATGATGCATGGACTTGGCAGGGCTTTACCTCGAGGAGAGGCCCTGTTAGTTCCTTTTAATTGTGATGTGATAATAGGGGAACAGTTAGCTGAGGCTAAGTCGGCTGAGAATCTGGTGAATGAGATTAAGGCTTCGTTTCTGGAACTTCAAAAATATTGCATCACATGCAATCAAGCATAAAACATCTGTCTGAAGTGAAAAGTAAAACAGCCTCGTAATCTGAAGAACGAGGCTGTTTTACTGAATCGTTACTTATTTCGATTTGAGCGCGAATTCGAATTTGTTTTCACCATCCGGTTTCACTTCGGCTATTAATGTCGTTTCTGAGTTATATTGTTTTGGAATATAGGATTCTGTAACGGGCTCGTCGTACTGGTCTTTTTCTCCAGTCTCACGTGTTGCTGAGATAAGTACTTTTTTCTTGCCAAGCTGGCTGTCGAATTGAAATTTACCATTTTCAATGCCACCGGCAGAAGAGCCTCCCTTTCCATCACTGGGATCAAAAACAATGCTACCTGTAGACAGTGGTTCTCCATCGAAGGTTACGGTTCCTTCTACCTTGACTTGCTGAGGAGCATCTGATGTACCGCCACACCCCGTGATTATGAGAAGAAGAATTGTGTAACAGATTAGTTGTAATCCGAAAGTAGGCCCTCGCATGATCGCTCCTTTGAATTATGAGGCAAGCGCGCCTCGATCAGTCTTTTGATATAGTTCATGAATTAAAATGGAGATACAGACACTGCCTGAGGTCACAATCAGAACTGGACCACAGGCAGCTCTTGAATTAAGAAGAGATTAGAATTCTCCGATCGTCTCTTTTCCTTCACGAGTTCCCAGTGCCTGGAAGAGAGTCGTATCGATGTTTTCAGAAACAAAGCGAACAGCACCATCGCCCATCAGAGCATGAACACCTCCTTCATGGCGGCTTCGTGCATGAATTTCATTATTTTCACCTGAACAGGCACGGCAGGGGGCGTCTTCAGTACCGTTGCAATATTGTGCAACATCGCCTGTAGGTGTATTCGGGGGTCGGATCGTCGTAAATGTCAAACCACCGTTGTGGTAACTGTTGTGATAACGTCCACGTAGATCATGTGTACCACCGCAGACTACATTGCCTGGTCCTGAAGCTGGAAGTGAGTCTTCGGCGATATTGATTTCGCTTCCCATAATCGTCGTTGACATACCGTCAACAACATCACGCATTTTTGTACTGGAGAGATTATAGAACATGCCATTCAATCTCGGATAAGTGCTTTGTGCTCCTTGTGCGGTTGAGCCTGAACAGAGTAAATAATTTCCATGAAATCCCTGTTGTCCGATTTTCCCGGCTTTAGGATCGGAAGGACAGCTGAACATTGCAACGCGTGTCGTGGCTTCTGGCCAGCCTCCGGGAAACTGGTTTGCCTGAATACGGGGAGTAATTTGATTATAGAGCGGGGCCTGATCGACAAACGGAAGAATCATATGGAACCATCCCTGTCTTGAGCCACTTGTGCTTCCTGGAGCTGTCGCAGCTGCATTCACACGGCAGACAGTTGAAAATGGAAATACACGATGCGTTTCATGATAGTTGTGTAATGCCAGTCCAAGTTGTTTCAGATTATTTTTACAGCTTGAACGTCTGGCCGCTTCACGTGCCTGTTGCACCGCAGGTAGTAGTAATGCGATCAGAATTGCAATGATGGCAATGACCACTAGTAGTTCGATAAGAGTAAACCCTCGTTTCCGCTGATGCTTCAGATTCATGTCTCTTTTCCTTTTTAAAAAATAAATGAGAAAAGTCCGTATCGATAGCAAAAAAATTGCCCTAAATGGCAAATCAATATTTAAGAAGTACTTTATATGTAAGCCGATAATGAATCAGAGATGTGATCTGTCACTCTGTAGGTAATACAGATTAGATTTTCTGTTGGTAAACGGAATATCTTAATAATATTAATACATGAGTTCATTAATATACACATGATTAATTACTGAGTTTACAGAGAGTTATGCAAAAATGTCAACTGATTTCTAGAGAAAATCAAAATACGCGAATTGAATCATTTCTAAGAGAGGCAGAAATACAGGGGAAAGAGTCCAAGGTATTTATGTCCTCGTTAAACGTTAAATGAGAAATGACTTTGCACAAAAGAAGATGGAACTATTTGTGTAAGAAGTAAATATTCTCACATCAAACCTAAGTAGCAACAATGAGGTTATGAGATAAAATACTAAGGTTATTTCACACGCCTTTTTTTCTCGCTCTACATTTTCTCAGGCCAGGAGAGAGGGAATTGGAGCTTAAAACAACTTGGTGGAAGATGTACTCCAAAAAATCCAGAGCGGCAGGTAGCGAGCATTAGTGTGAAGAATGAATTCACTGAACTTAGCTTGAAATCGTAATGTTTGACTGCTCATTCTCATTAACAGTTTCATTAACTGTGTCCCAAACCGACATTTAATTGTTCCAGTTGCGAAACTGTTTCAACTCCTTTTTAGCCTGCTTAACGAGTGGGTGCTGTTCGGCGGCGTAGGCTTTGGCTCGAGTTTCGAGTAACCATCCCTTCCATGGAACATGTGGTTCCAGTGCTTTTAGTGATTCTATGATATGCTCTGCCTCTAGCTTCTCTGAGATAATGTAGCGCACAATGAGTCGTTTGTTTTCGAGGCGATACATAGAAAACGGTTGATTTAGATGTTGGTAGATTGGTAAAGCTGTTCTGTCATCGATATCGGATAAAGCCACCGCTTTCCTCAGAACGGAATCTAACAGTAACGGACTTCCCCAAGGATTCGTTTGTAATCTCTGAAAAGCAGCCAAAATCATTTGAAGAGCAAGATCGAACTGGCGTTGTTGAAAGTATGCGATGGCATTTATTGCAGCGGCTTCCGTTTTGTTATTTTGATTGAGTATCTCCATAATGTCCTCAGGGATTGGGAGCCCTGCTTCGGCAAGTGAGTGTGCATATACCATTAACTCAATGGAACAGCTTTTATCGATTTCGACTTCCTTAAATCGTTCGGCAGCTTCTGAGTAGCGTTTCATCAAATACAGATTATAAGCTCCAGCTCGATTCCGTTGAGTTTCTGAAAGATGTTTTACTATTGGAATCGATCCACCTAAATGCAAATGCATGGCTAGCCTGCGTTGTGCAATGGTTTCACTATTTAATTCATCTGAGGAAACAGGAGAGTTATCATCAAGTTTCATTGCCAGTAGATGCAGATCTTCTATCGAAAATCGTGTTGTCTTGCCGACTGTCTTTGCAAATGCATATTCGAGAAAATTTTGATCATCTTGATTAAGCAGATCAGCACGTTCCTTCAAAAGCTTGTCAATCGTAGTATCACCGCAGACATAGTGCGCGAGGATGCCCTCAATGTCACTAACACGCCAACCAAGCTTGAGGCCCTCTCGTATTGTTTTTTCAGTGAACCGCTTCCGAAGTACTTCGATGTCTTGCTGGAATGCTGATTCTGATTTACCACAAACGACAACCATATCTCTCGCCTTCGTTCGCCAGATTTGAATGTTCGGAAATACTGATCGTATTGTCTGGAGTACGATCATCACGGTGTGGTCATCAACTTCATACCCCTGGACCCATTGCAGAAATAATCCATTCTCGTTGAGCTTTGATGAAACAGATTCGTAAAATTCGCGCGTATAAAGATTCGCGATTCCCGCTCGGTACGGGTTTGAAGGTTCAGATACAATGATGTCGTATTGTGCTTTCACAGTCAGTAAATATTCGCGGGCGTCGTTAAAGTGCACCTGAAGCTTTGGGTTTTCCAAAGCATTGCGATTGACCTGGGCACAACGTTCGGACATTTGCAAAACTGCTGGTTCCAGTTCAACAACATCGACCGTATTGATCTCTTCTACATCAGCCATCCAGCCCGCAGACTCACCCGTTCCCAGACCTATAACCAATCCCCTCTTTGGAGATTTATGTAAAAGCGGGCCAATCAGCCCGAGTCCAATTTGTGTGCCTGCGTCGCCATAGGCATTGCCATCACTTTTTCCATTCACGATAAAGGCAAGGCTGTCCGTGGCCGTTATGGCGACACTCGATTCCCGCCCTTCGGCCTGCCAAATACATTGGCGTTTTTTGGTATTTGCGAAATTTTGTTCTGCATTGCGCCCGGTACCATCGATTTTTGCTCGGTTTGCCCCGATACCGGAATGACGCCAGACCGCGGATGGACCTGTTCCAGCAATTCCGAGGATCGCAAAGAGAGATGCAGTACCTGTGATTATCACAAAGGGACTTTTCCATCGATGGCTGAAAACAGTTATCACTACAGCCAAGCAAATCAGTAAACAGATGGCGAATCGCCAAAGACCCGGTGCAGTCATGATCGGGAGTAGAAAAAAACCACCGGCAATGGAACCAGAAATCGCGCCTAATGTATTAGAAGCAAAAGTCCAGCCGACATGTTTTCCTATGTTCTCTCGTCCTTTTCCAGCGATTGCAATCAGTAAGGGAAATTGAAAACCAGCCACCAGTGACGCTGGAAAAATGACAAAGGCACCTACTTGAAACCAATTCCAAATCTGATCTCCAAAAGATGCGACGAATTCACTTTGCTGGTGTAATACCCAGAACGCAATTTGATCTCCATACCAGAAGGGGATCGCAATTAACAAAGCTTCCACGGCACAGATTGCTGCTAAAAACGGGAGTGATGGTTTCAGATAACGTGCTACAATTCCATACAGTGCCCCGCCGACCCCGATACCCAACAGTGCGATACAAAGAATCAGACCGAAGGTATATGTTGTTCCGCCAAGTAAAGGGCCCAGCATCCGATACCAGACAATTTCCATAAGAAAGAATACAAATCCAACGATTCCAGCTGAAACACAGACGACTCCGATTCGACTTGGTTCTTGTTTGAGGGGGGACGACTGTGAGAGTTCCTTTGTTTGCTGTTTGGTCTGCTTATGTGGAACCGATGACAAATTTTTAGATAACCGTAATGCGGTGGCTGCAAGCAGAAGGTTTAATCCGCAAGCTGACCATAATACGGTGCGATTTCCAAATGCTTCCAAGAGCATAAAATTTGCCAGACCTGCCCCAATAACGGCACCGAACGTATTCAATCCATAAAGAAAGGCAACGCTGCGTCGGTTCTGATCTGCATCAATTGACACAGCACGCGCTGCAGCAGGTAGCGTACCTCCCATCATGATAGTGGGAATGGAAAGTATGAGGGCCGCTGCCAGGAGTCGAAGTAGAGTGGCCAGTTCGGGGCCGAGGACCGATTGTCCACCGACTTCGACATAAAAGTATCGAACGAAATCAATTAGAAATGGACTGAGTCCCGCAGACAATGCGATTCCCACTTCAAGCAACCCGTAGAGTCGAAGAGGAAGCAGTGAATTATCAATACGCCTGCCAAAGAGCCAATTTCCTAAACCTAATCCTGCCATGAAAATCGCCAGGACGGCAGCAGAAGAAGCGGTTGTGGCTCCGAATACAAGACGTAGCTCACGTATCCAAACCACTTGAAAAACCAGCGCGCAACTACCCGAAACAAGGAGCATCAGCGATAACATCAATGGGGGGGCTGGTTGCTCAGGCAACGGATCGTTCAAAAGAAGTCTCCTGCAAATCGTTTAAAAAATGAGCTGAATAATTATAAATGGAATCTTTATTGGATCGATTAAATTTTTGACGCAGGCCTACTTCTGTTTCATGGAACGTCATCATGACTGACATTCCATAATTTATCAAGAATCGAAGAGAATCGTCTGCTTACAAATATCAATTGAACAGGAAGAGATAAGCTTCAATACGCTGAATAGTGAGATCGAGCAAGATTATTTTCAAGCTGTGTGGGAGTGAGGATAGAAATATATAGTGTTCAGAGCACTATGTTTGAATTACAGAAATGTAATAGAACTGATACGAATGCTAAGATTACCAGCTTATTTTTGTCCGAGCCAGGAGAGAAGTGTTATGTTAAGATTTGATGAAGTTGCTTTAGTTGAGAAAGCCGAGCCAACTTTTTTTCCGGTCGTCGTCCATCTCGTCATCGTCAATTTTTTCTTCTTCTCGTTCTAAATTCAGACCCATTTGTTTTTCTTTTTTGCGTATTTGTTCTTCACGATTTTGAAGCATTGATTCTGTTCGGGATAGCCGGGCACGCTCAATTGAGATTTCCACTTCAGCCAATCCGAGGTTATGTTCCAGATCGTGGTGTAAAACTTGAAGCTTTTCAAGTAACTCTGTGGGAGCATTATTGAGTTGTTCCCAATTCACTGGAATGACTGCTGTTTCTGCTTCTCTTACCCTCTTGATCAATTGACTGATATATTGGTCTCGCTCTTTAATGGCTTGAATCAATTGATCGTTAGAAGCCTGTTCATATTGGATTTCAGCAGGAGCCTGAGGCAACGGAGGCTTATAACTACTAAGAGTGCGTTGGCTGGAGTCAGCTATATTTGCGCTCAGGCTTTGTGTCGTTGATTCTATTGGTGTTTCCTGAGGCGGTTCAGGGGGCGTTGATGGTACGATCGTTTTTTTCGCGAGATCAGTATCGACATCGACACCTTGGCCGGCGAGTAATTTTGCCTTCATCGCTTCCCAGCCACTAGCGTCTTCACTATCGGCTATGGGGGAGTTTTCAGTGTTAGATTCATCTTCAACCGGTACACGGGCAGTTTGGTCTTCTGGTTGAAGTTGCTCAGAAGGTAGTTCTTCTACTTGACTCACAGTCGCTTCTGGAGAACTTTCAATGGTCGGTGATGATAAGTAATCGACCAGAGTTGACGGTTTGGCAGCAACAGGCCCCGCTTCAAATCCTTTTTCAACGATTTGCTTGAGTTCAGAGATTTGCAGTTCAATTCTTGACAGGGACGCATCCGTTTCCATGCCCTGCCATAGCTCTAAGACAGCATGTAAATCTTGCGAGATTTTTTGCTGTTCTTCAATCACTTCCTGCGGAACACCACCGGATATCGTCATGCCACGATCGGCACCGGTGCGGTGTCTGCGGTCCAACTGTTCCGCGACTTGCTCCAGGCGTTCGGTAAGAGCCACAATCACTTGCTCTTTTTCTTCGAGAGCTAATTCCAATTCTGTGACTTGTTCTTTTGCTCGGAGATTTTCCGCCGAGATTGATTCAAAATTTTTAGAGATCGAATCGAATTCTTGGTCGTTGTGATGTCTGTGTCCTAGTTCTTCAGCAACTTGCCAGAGCCGTTCGGTGAGGACGGCAATTAACTGCTCTTTTTCTTGCAGTGTTGCTTCCAGTTCTTTGATTCGTTTTTGATCCTCGGAAGCGGCCATGTTCTGGGGTGGAGAGTTCTCTTTTGGGGGAGGTGATGGCGTACGCTCTTCGTGACGGATCGCATCAGAATCTGTGCCAGATTGTGATGCGAGCGCCTTCCCATCTACTTCAGATTGGGGAGCGTTACGATTGGGGTCCATCCATTCTTACCTGAATCATTAACCTTTCAAACTGGTTTTTTAAGCTAAAAATAAACGAGGACTACATTTAGCCTAGCTTATTTTCGGGCAGTTTTACTTGGTTTCACTGATTCAATGATGCACTTTTTCAACATCTTTGTAGGGATGGTAGCGATTATTCAACTGCTGTTGCATTTACGACATTAGTGGTTTCCCTCCCCACAAGGATATCTGCCACCTGACGGGCCGCTTGTTGTCGGAGTTCATCCAGTGATTCTTGTGAAATAAATGCAGCATGGGGAGAGGCAATCACTCTTTCATCCTTGAAAAAAGGATCATTCAGATCAGGTGGTTCCGGGTCAAACACATCCAGTGCTGCTCCAGCGATTTGCTCATTTTGAATAGCAAATTTCAAAGCAGAAAAGTCAATGAGCCCTCCTCTGGAAGTATTGATGATTAAAGCGGTTGACTTCATTTGTTCGAAGGCACTTTCATCAAATTGATGATGGGTGGCATCTGTTAGTGGTGCGTGAATGGAAATGACATCACTTTGCTCTAGCAGATCTGAAAACGAAACCATAGTGGTTCCCGTTCCATAGTCGTTTCCAGATGAATTGTTCGCAATTACGTTCATACCAAAAGCACGTGCACGCTCTATAACAGCTTGTCCCGTCAGGCCGAAGCCAAAGACTCCTATTGTCAATGTACTGACTCGACGCGGTATTGGTGCAGCCGCAAGATTATAGGTCCCCTGTTTCGTCTGGTGATGAAAAAAGGCAACATTTCGTAAACTTGCTAACATCAACGCAATTGTATGATCGGCGACTTCCGGGATACAGTAATCGGGAACATTGGTGACCGGAATCTTTTTGGAAGAGGCGTATTTTACATCAATATTATCCAATCCAATTCCCAAACGCGCAATCGTTTTACAATGGGGTGCCGCTGCAATCACTGCTTCTGTAACGGGAGCCCAACATGTGGCGATGGCATCAACTCCGGTAGCGTATTCGATGAGGGTCTGTTCGTCTGCTCCTGGAGGGGCTTCGATAACTTCTGCATCGACGAGTGCTAATTGTTTGCGTTCCACTTCGCAATCCGGCCAGGCACGATCAGTAATTAATACACTAAATTTCGCAGACACAAATCACTCCTTTAGCTAGTTTTGAACTGTAGATCTTTGCAGGATCGTACTTTTCTTACGTATTTACAAGTCAAGCTCTCAGGAAAATTTTAAGAGACCAATGATTCCAAAATCAAAGAGTCTGTTTGAGCAGAATGTATTCAAAATCACAACAGCTTTGGCAGGAACGCTAATTAAATCTTTGGTAGAGCCCCCTATAAAACAAAGATCTAAAACCACTTATGGATGAAATTCCAATTCTGTGTTCTGTGGCCCTCATTTTGCTCGATTAAAGAGATATCTTGACAGATTCTCTGTTTAGTGACATTATTTGAACCAGAGTTCTATTTTTCCTAAGGGTTTTTATGTACCAACCTCTCACCATCATTCTAATGTTGCTTTCGATGCTGACACATACCCTACTGGGGTGTGGATGGCATCATGCGCACGAGTGTCATGCGGGACAACAGAGCTCCTGCCAGTCTGTCGCATTATGTGAACATTCAGAATTAGAACACGTTCATCACGACCATGAGCATGCCGCAGATCATCAAGAAACTAATGGTACGACGGATGAGGCTCCCACCAGCCCGGAATCGGATCCCTGTCAGGAAGGTCGCTGTTCTTATTTAGCATCAGCGCCTGCTAAAGTTCTTGAAGAAGCTCCTCAAATGGTGGACCTGTTACCTCCCACGGATCTTTTATGCTCCTCTCAGGAGAAACAGTACATTCATTCTATGCTCGAGATCAGCGCTCTTTCTTCATTCACAGCGCCGGGA
This window encodes:
- a CDS encoding phosphatidate cytidylyltransferase — its product is MWDIPKHSLYAMLFVLGLLLIATICRLILARIKAEKDFTELRQRIQSWWWMIGILFVCLVVSQTTTIILFAFISFLALKEFFSIVPTRQADRRVLFWAYLSIPIQYYLVSIGWYGMFIVFIPVYIFLLLPMRMVLIGETKGFIHSAGIIHWAVMLTVFCLSHIAYLLVLPVKNIEAGSMGLVIFLLFMTQFNDVCQYIWGKLLGKHKIIPKVSPNKTWEGFLGGVLTIGLVSGFVGPFLTPMTFRFSLLAGLLISVSGFIGDVVISSIKRDLEIKDSGSLIPGHGGILDRCDSLIFTSPLFFHFLYYVNY
- a CDS encoding lysophospholipid acyltransferase family protein — its product is MDRVLKILFFAVIVRPIVIIVLGLNLRGKQNLPQRGPAMIAANHNSHLDTLVLMSLYPLAKLHKVRPVAAADYFLKNRFLAWFALKCIGIIPINRTGRQRKSELFAGCHKAMDNGDILILFPEGSRGNPEELSEIKRGIYHIVHGRTDTKVTPVMMHGLGRALPRGEALLVPFNCDVIIGEQLAEAKSAENLVNEIKASFLELQKYCITCNQA
- a CDS encoding DUF1559 domain-containing protein, producing MNLKHQRKRGFTLIELLVVIAIIAILIALLLPAVQQAREAARRSSCKNNLKQLGLALHNYHETHRVFPFSTVCRVNAAATAPGSTSGSRQGWFHMILPFVDQAPLYNQITPRIQANQFPGGWPEATTRVAMFSCPSDPKAGKIGQQGFHGNYLLCSGSTAQGAQSTYPRLNGMFYNLSSTKMRDVVDGMSTTIMGSEINIAEDSLPASGPGNVVCGGTHDLRGRYHNSYHNGGLTFTTIRPPNTPTGDVAQYCNGTEDAPCRACSGENNEIHARSRHEGGVHALMGDGAVRFVSENIDTTLFQALGTREGKETIGEF
- a CDS encoding spermidine synthase gives rise to the protein MNDPLPEQPAPPLMLSLMLLVSGSCALVFQVVWIRELRLVFGATTASSAAVLAIFMAGLGLGNWLFGRRIDNSLLPLRLYGLLEVGIALSAGLSPFLIDFVRYFYVEVGGQSVLGPELATLLRLLAAALILSIPTIMMGGTLPAAARAVSIDADQNRRSVAFLYGLNTFGAVIGAGLANFMLLEAFGNRTVLWSACGLNLLLAATALRLSKNLSSVPHKQTKQQTKELSQSSPLKQEPSRIGVVCVSAGIVGFVFFLMEIVWYRMLGPLLGGTTYTFGLILCIALLGIGVGGALYGIVARYLKPSLPFLAAICAVEALLIAIPFWYGDQIAFWVLHQQSEFVASFGDQIWNWFQVGAFVIFPASLVAGFQFPLLIAIAGKGRENIGKHVGWTFASNTLGAISGSIAGGFFLLPIMTAPGLWRFAICLLICLAVVITVFSHRWKSPFVIITGTASLFAILGIAGTGPSAVWRHSGIGANRAKIDGTGRNAEQNFANTKKRQCIWQAEGRESSVAITATDSLAFIVNGKSDGNAYGDAGTQIGLGLIGPLLHKSPKRGLVIGLGTGESAGWMADVEEINTVDVVELEPAVLQMSERCAQVNRNALENPKLQVHFNDAREYLLTVKAQYDIIVSEPSNPYRAGIANLYTREFYESVSSKLNENGLFLQWVQGYEVDDHTVMIVLQTIRSVFPNIQIWRTKARDMVVVCGKSESAFQQDIEVLRKRFTEKTIREGLKLGWRVSDIEGILAHYVCGDTTIDKLLKERADLLNQDDQNFLEYAFAKTVGKTTRFSIEDLHLLAMKLDDNSPVSSDELNSETIAQRRLAMHLHLGGSIPIVKHLSETQRNRAGAYNLYLMKRYSEAAERFKEVEIDKSCSIELMVYAHSLAEAGLPIPEDIMEILNQNNKTEAAAINAIAYFQQRQFDLALQMILAAFQRLQTNPWGSPLLLDSVLRKAVALSDIDDRTALPIYQHLNQPFSMYRLENKRLIVRYIISEKLEAEHIIESLKALEPHVPWKGWLLETRAKAYAAEQHPLVKQAKKELKQFRNWNN
- a CDS encoding C-terminal binding protein yields the protein MSAKFSVLITDRAWPDCEVERKQLALVDAEVIEAPPGADEQTLIEYATGVDAIATCWAPVTEAVIAAAPHCKTIARLGIGLDNIDVKYASSKKIPVTNVPDYCIPEVADHTIALMLASLRNVAFFHHQTKQGTYNLAAAPIPRRVSTLTIGVFGFGLTGQAVIERARAFGMNVIANNSSGNDYGTGTTMVSFSDLLEQSDVISIHAPLTDATHHQFDESAFEQMKSTALIINTSRGGLIDFSALKFAIQNEQIAGAALDVFDPEPPDLNDPFFKDERVIASPHAAFISQESLDELRQQAARQVADILVGRETTNVVNATAVE